The region TTTAttaaaatttctattttttttcaccccagttttgtttaaaaaaaaaaaaatcaattaagcttTTGCTAACAGTAATATGTGCAGTGCATATTTAATTTCTAAACTAACGAGTTATGAAAAGACTTAACTTTAATTAATCTGATTTTAAACTATTTCAAGTTTTCGATTTTTCAAATGTCACACCACCACAAAAGTTCAGACCATATATTTTCTGAAGCTCAACCTTCCTATGTTTGTGCTCTAGTACTGCTTGAAATGCAGATCACATGACTGATCTTTCCATTATTGTCTGGTTTACATGCAACTTTTACTTTTGATTAAGAGCTCATATGGAAAGAAGACTATTTACATACTTTTGTTTACGACTCATTTTCCATTTCCGTTTCAGATTTTCAGCGCTGAAACTAGTTctctaaaaataattatttactgtggcaataaagtgtaaataaaaagaagtgtgcttgCTCCACCTCTTATGTTCTTGagataaataatatttgttttgatcttgaaaatgtttttgtctaTTTAGCGGACTCTGAGGCAGTGGAAGTGTTGTGGCAAGTGCGTACCCAGCGCCGACAGACAGAGCCAGATCTGCCGGACACCGTGACGCGTCTCACCACACCTGAGGGCAGTATTGTGTACCTGGTTGGCACTGCCCACTTCAGCGACAGCAGCAAGGAGGATGTTGCCACTGTAAGCATTGGCTTTCTCTTTTTATGGACAAACATCAGTTCTACTGATTGATCAAATGCTGTTTTGATACGGTGCATGGTTTCAGACGATCCGAGCGGTACAGCCAGATGTGGTGGTGGTGGAGCTATGCCAGTATAGAGTATCCATGCTTAAGATGGATGAGAAGACGCTGCTAAAAGAGGCTAAAGACATAAACTTGGAGAAGGTCCAACAGGCGATTAAACAGGTCAGCCATGACATAGTTATTATATTGTCAAACACATTACTCTGCATTCATTTATCGACATGTTACTAGTCTAATCTAagttttctctgttttgttttctcattTCTCATGTCAGAATGGGGTGATGTCTGGCCTCATGCAGATATTGCTGCTCAAAGTCTCTGCTCACATTACAGAACAGCTGGGCATGGCCCCCGGAGGAGAGTTTAGAGAAGCCTTTAAGGAGGTCAGTGTGTATGCACATGCTCTCGCTCACTTACACAGTCCTCATGGTTTTGACATGCACTCTAACTCATGCACTCGCTTCTGACTCCCAACAGATGTCACCAATTATCAAAGAACAATAAATGTGCATAGTCACGAAACCTGAAACATAAAACCTGTGGACAACACGGTGCATGTCACAGCAGAGACTGATCTGCATAAATAAAATTTGCATTAATTTCTGTTTTACCCAATGTAGGCAGGAAAAGTGCCCTTCTGTAAATTTCATCTTGGGGATCGGCCCATTCCAGTAACCTTTAAACGTGCAATAGCTGCTCTTAGCCTGTGGCAGAAGGCTCGTCTGGCCTGGGGCCTGTGCTTCCTCTCTGACCCCATCAGGTACAAGTCTACACCACTTTGTCTTTATATGCACATTCATCACTTCTTGACGTTTTTAAGAACTCTCTTAGAACATCTAAAACATCTTATGGTGTCTTAAAATCAAGACAAGAAAACACCAAGATGCCTGCTGCATGGGTACATAAAAAAAAGTCAGCGAAATAGCTGTTGTCTAGAAGCGATACGCTCGGGTTCAAAGATAAGAAATAAACCAAAAAAGATTGATATAATGCTAAAAGCACTTTTGATAGTGTGTCCAATCCAATAAGATTTCTTCTGCCAAAGTAATGACTTCAACATTAATTTGAgggcttttttaaaacaaaaatgatttgtaatttaaatttgttcatcaacattattaatttaatatttaaaacaaacatataCAAAAGTAATTTAATTAATCGACAGccttcacatttttatttatatttttaataaaggcAGTGCAGCAAATTTTACTAAATTAAATCTTATTGAATTCCAACAAGCTTAATGAAGCCTTTATTTAGGACCATTATTTTAAAGACAATAATTGTTGTAAAAGTAATTGTCCTAAATATAGGCGTAATTTTaagtaaaacatgatttttttattgtgGGTGAAATATGGCctggaaatgtttttgtttggtttaaattTACCTGAATCTTATTCTGGTATTTGTTCTTACTTTTATCAGCAAGGAGGATGTAGAGAAGTGTAAGCAAAAGGATCTTCTGGAGCAGACCATGTCAGAAATGATTGGCGAGTTTCCAGCCCTCCACCGCACTATTGTTGCAGAACGAGACGtctacctcacacacacacttcgaCAAGCAGCGCTCTGTGTGGAGGCGCCTCCTAATGCTGAGAGTGAGTACTGCATGCCGCAGTCTTTTCCACCGCTCTGCTATCAAGTGATGGTGATGCTTATTTGATCTAGGGATATTTCttgaatttaaaaatacatattctgGTATGCTCAGGGTTTttattgttaaagggatagttcaccaaaaaatgtaaatagtcatttactcaccctcatgccattctaaacctagatgattttttttttttttgagtataaaaatatatttctgaagaatgttggtgaaCAGACAATTTAGATTTCCATTGTATTTTCCCATATTTGTTTTCCAACATATCTTCTTTTTGGTTCCACAgtagaaagtaagtcatacatgtttggaaagaCACAAATTATGGCGGTTTTCAATTTTGGGttgactatccctttaactaaaaaTCACTTGCGTCTTACACCGATGTGTATTAAGATGTTTATCAATGCTACAGGCCTATGTTTCAAGtctaaaacaaaataaaggtacattcattcattgtttttggGACTGTGACAACATCTTTCCATATTAGAAGAAAATACATAGGATAATGAACAATTTTGTACACTCTGTTGTAATTTCTGTaaaatttacagaaaatttaaatattaaaataaaggctaatttaaaatcataaatgtatgctgtatttgtgtataaataattagaaaataaaactGCCAGTGCTTTATTCAAGCAAGAAACACATTTGGAGTCATGTTAATCTCATTCAGatgatttaaagttttttttttttttttttttttttcagaagttcCTGCTGTGGTGGTTGGAGTGGTCGGGATGGGTCATGTTCCTGGTATTGAGAGGAACTGGGATAAAGAGCTCAATATTCATGAAATCATGAGG is a window of Carassius carassius chromosome 23, fCarCar2.1, whole genome shotgun sequence DNA encoding:
- the trabd gene encoding traB domain-containing protein, which produces MDQDNNSEDDSVGQAEDDTQPPFPLGLSDSEAVEVLWQVRTQRRQTEPDLPDTVTRLTTPEGSIVYLVGTAHFSDSSKEDVATTIRAVQPDVVVVELCQYRVSMLKMDEKTLLKEAKDINLEKVQQAIKQNGVMSGLMQILLLKVSAHITEQLGMAPGGEFREAFKEAGKVPFCKFHLGDRPIPVTFKRAIAALSLWQKARLAWGLCFLSDPISKEDVEKCKQKDLLEQTMSEMIGEFPALHRTIVAERDVYLTHTLRQAALCVEAPPNAEKVPAVVVGVVGMGHVPGIERNWDKELNIHEIMSVAPPSRFGWVVRNVLKGAMWGLLGYACFCASKGVGRALLSLPTVQSLLENIRTPSV